One stretch of Hevea brasiliensis isolate MT/VB/25A 57/8 chromosome 12, ASM3005281v1, whole genome shotgun sequence DNA includes these proteins:
- the LOC131171082 gene encoding uncharacterized protein LOC131171082 — protein sequence MNGYREDNSCCYFHPKEVVTGVCPLCLNERLLILAAKQGQLPSSRPNQAFTTPTRKPSISLPKIFALGSLLNRLEFRHWKSDNNSDKSDASTSPEESFISIKFEENGAASWEKGTVSNKVTLEQCAKSWNHDLSKENKDAKQAKDAKETMSVIEHAKPRGSLRWRKRIGHLFQVIRWKRSNKGNNVCHVGTKVEGVKVRKGWIRTLTKRRTKE from the exons ATGAATGGTTATAGAGAAGACAATTCTTGCTGCTATTTCCATCCCAAAGAGGTTGTTACAGGGGTTTGTCCTCTATGCCTAAATGAGAGGCTCCTTATATTGGCTGCAAAGCAAGGCCAGCTTCCATCATCTAGACCTAATCAAGCCTTCACTACTCCAACCAGGAAGCCTTCCATCAGCCTTCCTAAGATCTTTGCTTTGGGTTCTCTTCTCAATCGGCTTGAATTTCGCCATTGGAAATCTGATAATAACTCCGATAAATCTGATGCCTCCACCAGTCCAGAAG AGTCCTTCATATCAATAAAGTTTGAAGAGAATGGAGCTGCCTCATGGGAAAAGGGCACTGTCTCTAATAAGGTCACTCTGGAGCAATGCGCAAAGTCCTGGAACCATGATTTGAGCAAGGAAAACAAGGATGCCAAACAAGCCAAAGACGCTAAGGAGACAATGAGTGTGATAGAGCATGCAAAACCGCGTGGCTCTCTGAGATGGAGAAAACGGATTGGCCATCTATTCCAAGTCATCAGATGGAAGAGGTCTAACAAAGGAAACAATGTGTGCCACGTGGGAACCAAGGTTGAAGGAGTCAAGGTGAGGAAAGGTTGGATAAGGACTCTGACAAAGAGGAGAACCAAAGAATAA